A single region of the Asterias amurensis chromosome 19, ASM3211899v1 genome encodes:
- the LOC139951633 gene encoding small ribosomal subunit protein eS25-like, with protein sequence MPPKQQQKGKDSGKSKTSQKKPTSGGGKAKKKKWSKGKVRDKLNNLILFDQATYDKLYKEVPSYKLITPSVVSERLKIRGSLARAALNELLNKGLIKQVVKHHSQLIYTRTTKAGAEEEAAAAK encoded by the exons ATG CCGCCCAAACAGCAGCAGAAGGGAAAGGACTCCGGCAAGTCTAAAACGTCACAGAAGAAGCCCACATCGGGTGGAGGCAAGGCCAAGAAGAAG AAGTGGTCCAAGGGAAAGGTCCGTGACAAGTTGAACAATTTGATCCTCTTCGACCAGGCCACATACGACAAGCTCTACAAGGAAGTCCCAAGCTACAAGCTCATCACACCCTCAGTCGTCTCAGAAAGACTGAAGATCAGGGGATCACTGGCCAGGGCAGCTCTCAATGAACTCCTGAATAAGG GTCTCATCAAGCAAGTCGTGAAGCATCACTCACAGCTTATTTACACAAGGACAACCAAGGCAGGTGCAGAAGAGGAGGCTGCTGCTGCCAAGTAA
- the LOC139951734 gene encoding probable G-protein coupled receptor 156, which produces MTENASLSNSLVLDDNPDDTGGMDDVIIRAISPILLGVMSSLALFGIILAISFLSFNIKYRQSRLIKMSSPNLNIFIGIGAILVYACVVLFGIDVGVTSSDDVLLFLCKVRVPLLTVGFTLVYGSIFSKAWRVYRIFTHAAAKRMVIRDGRLMSMVGVLLFVDVVVLVTWLILDPPQIHRKMILTASSEDAAAPLSSREALQFCQSNNTGIWFTILFSFKAAILLMGTYLSWETRNVTVPSMNDAKCIVLSVYTCVILVAMATALMAVLEAWPNAWYSCLSVVMLVCPTELLLMQYIPKIRAMRNNPDVSYSMSRSLTTSYLATSQHRSFAEVEEELFLLSKENASLKRALGEKDNTIKMLHEHVASARKKLYLLSIDPEQRQDSGCDFDMSSSSTCPDDREIIGLRPPDVVEEESPARDFIIGGNRQGEDPHKLSVKHNDAAAMERQNLKRRRGRDGGSIRSTGSMRSQQSVQQFEDLRESIVKELHHAHDLSLNLREAITHDLQSCRTTPMYMVIADTERELAGVLKDSYKLDGDNISISSSTFTYDNPVFTRNHRRRHSTNSLCVCNSRQSSFRSVASLATDMTIRDGRTTPSSVSRHLQWPQYIPPKMSEGARETPHVVNRSPPAQNGSPGKVTKSVYHTYV; this is translated from the exons ATGACCGAGAATGCCTCGCTTTCGAACAGCCTCGTTTTAGATGACAACCCGGACGACACAGGTGggatggatgacgtcatcatcagggCTATCTCGCCAATCTTACTTGGTGTCATGTCATCCCTAGCGCTTTTTGGTATCATCCTTGCCATATCATTCCTGAGTTTCAACATAAAGTACCGTCAAAGCAG ATTGATAAAGATGTCAAGTCCAAACCTCAACATATTCATCGGAATTGGTGCTATACTTGTCTACGCATGCGTCGTACTGTTTGGGATCGACGTTGGTGTGACGTCATCAGATGATGTTCTGCTCTTTCTATGCAAG GTACGGGTTCCACTCTTGACTGTTGGGTTCACCTTGGTCTACGGTTCAATTTTCAGCAAAGCATGGAGAGTGTATAGAATATTCACACACGCTGCTGCTAAAAGAATG GTAATTCGAGATGGTCGCCTGATGTCTATGGTCggtgtattattatttgtggaTGTTGTGGTACTGGTCACGTGGTTGATTCTCGATCCACCACAAATTCACCGCAAAATG ATTCTTACAGCATCTTCAGAGGATGCAGCAGCTCCCCTAAGCTCAAGGGAGGCTCTCCAGTTCTGCCAGTCAAACAACACCGGGATCTGGTTCACCATCCTCTTCTCATTCAAAGCCGCCATTCTCCTGATGGGCACCTATCTATCGTGGGAGACCAGGAACGTCACCGTGCCTTCAATGAATGACGCAAAGTGCATCGTACTCAGCGTCTACACATGCGTCATACTAGTTGCTATGGCAACGGCGTTAATGGCGGTGCTGGAGGCGTGGCCTAACGCCTGGTACAGCTGTTTGTCCGTCGTCATGCTTGTTTGTCCGACAGAGCTGCTACTCATGCAGTATATTCCAAAG ATACGTGCAATGCGCAACAACCCTGATGTCAGCTACAGTATGTCTCGCTCCCTCACGACGTCTTACTTAGCGACGTCTCAGCATCGCTCCTTTGCCGAAGTAGAGGAGGAGCTGTTCCTTCTGTCGAAAGAGAACGCCTCCTTGAAGAGAGCACTCGGAGAG aaagacAACACCATCAAGATGCTCCATGAACACGTCGCCTCAGCCAGAAAGAAGCTTTATCTTCTCTCCATCGATCCAGAACAACGCCAAGACAGCGGCTGCGACTTTGACATGTCATCCTCCTCCACGTGCCCCGATGACCGAGAGATCATAGGGTTGCGTCCCCCTGACGTAGTAGAGGAAGAATCCCCTGCTAGGGATTTCATCATCGGGGGCAACAGACAGGGGGAGGACCCTCATAAGTTATCCGTGAAACATAACGACGCGGCGGCAATGGAGAGGCAGAATTTGAAGCGAAGGCGGGGTAGAGATGGTGGCAGTATTCGCAGCACAGGAAGCATGCGGTCACAACAGTCCGTCCAGCAATTTGAGGACCTACGTGAATCCATTGTCAAGGAACTCCACCATGCACATGATTTATCCCTTAACCTACGCGAGGCCATAACGCACGACCTCCAATCATGCCGCACTACACCTATGTACATGGTCATCGCTGATACTGAAAGAGAACTAGCTGGTGTCCTCAAAGACTCCTACAAACTAGATGGGGATAATATATCCATCTCCAGCAGTACATTCACGTATGACAACCCCGTTTTCACACGGAACCATCGACGGCGACACAGTACCAATAGTTTATGTGTGTGTAACAGTCGCCAATCTAGTTTCCGATCGGTGGCGAGTCTAGCAACTGACATGACAATAAGGGACGGCAGGACGACTCCGTCTTCGGTCTCGAGACATCTTCAATGGCCGCAGTACATTCCTCCAAAGATGTCCGAAGGTGCACGGGAAACACCTCATGTTGTGAACCGGTCGCCGCCAGCCCAAAATGGCTCCCCAGGAAAAGTAACCAAGAGTGTGTATCACACTTATGTATGA